The proteins below come from a single Eubacterium limosum genomic window:
- a CDS encoding acyl-[acyl-carrier-protein] thioesterase gives MGIIYEKKQKINGYECTYNYQLQPTAALNYFQQTSQEQSEQLGVGPEVLDEMGLAWFLVKYKLQFHEYPKFNDEVMVETEAIAFDKFAAHRRFAIKSLDGRMMVEGDTEWMLQNRRENRLERLSNVPELDVYESSHENHFKLRRVAKVDEWTESKNFQVRYLDIDFNSHVNYVKYLAWALETLPLEKVKAGEMETAKIIYKNQGFYGDMITVKSAEIDVNTYRMDIENQEGTLLCQIEMTMRIRED, from the coding sequence GTGGGAATTATTTACGAGAAAAAGCAGAAAATCAACGGCTACGAGTGCACTTATAACTATCAGCTGCAGCCGACAGCCGCGCTGAACTATTTTCAACAGACCAGCCAGGAGCAGAGCGAGCAGCTCGGCGTGGGGCCGGAGGTTCTGGATGAAATGGGGCTGGCCTGGTTTCTGGTAAAATATAAGCTGCAGTTTCATGAATACCCGAAGTTTAACGACGAGGTCATGGTCGAGACCGAGGCCATCGCCTTTGATAAATTCGCCGCACACCGCCGTTTTGCCATCAAATCGCTGGACGGCAGGATGATGGTGGAGGGCGATACGGAATGGATGCTGCAAAACCGCAGGGAAAACCGTCTGGAGCGGCTGAGTAATGTGCCGGAGCTGGACGTTTATGAGAGCAGCCATGAAAATCATTTTAAGCTCAGGCGGGTTGCAAAGGTGGATGAATGGACCGAGTCCAAAAACTTCCAGGTCCGCTACCTGGACATTGATTTTAACAGCCATGTCAACTATGTCAAATACCTGGCGTGGGCGCTGGAGACGCTGCCCCTGGAAAAGGTAAAGGCAGGCGAAATGGAGACCGCGAAAATTATCTACAAAAACCAGGGCTTCTACGGTGACATGATCACCGTGAAATCTGCTGAGATCGATGTAAACACCTATCGGATGGACATCGAAAACCAGGAGGGAACCCTCCTCTGCCAGATCGAAATGACCATGAGGATAAGGGAGGACTGA
- the trxB gene encoding thioredoxin-disulfide reductase, translated as MKKFDVIVLGGGPAGYTAALYCARANLKTMILEKMWPGGQMATTSQVDNYPGFNEGIDGHELSERMKLGAERFGAISEYGEVIRIEATGQPKRIRTSSAEYECKALIIATGAAPRSLNLPHEEELRGRGVAYCATCDGLFFKNKVVAVVGGGNSAVADALYLSKICKKVYLIHRRNRLNATKTYLAPLDETENIEFIWNSQVVEPIYDDVLTGIKLENTETGAVSQLDCDGLFIAIGRRPNTDLFEGIVDIDEAGYIIADETTQTNVEGVYAVGDVRTKPLRQIITAASDGAVASKLIEDYFVQLCGRNHKAKSLRYKSEPNRFFVQTPENYEVGELNLEPTTDNTFIITHVGVDNSYNGLGIAKELVRQTVEAARQNHWKLIPRCPFAKVEYDKHPEYKDTLA; from the coding sequence ATGAAAAAGTTTGATGTTATTGTACTGGGCGGCGGGCCTGCAGGCTATACAGCAGCGCTGTACTGCGCCCGTGCAAACCTGAAAACCATGATTTTAGAAAAGATGTGGCCAGGCGGCCAGATGGCCACCACCAGCCAGGTCGATAACTATCCCGGATTTAATGAGGGGATTGACGGTCATGAGCTGAGCGAACGCATGAAGCTGGGCGCCGAACGCTTTGGCGCAATCTCTGAATACGGCGAGGTCATCCGCATTGAGGCCACTGGCCAGCCAAAGCGCATTAGGACAAGCAGCGCCGAATATGAATGCAAAGCCCTGATCATCGCCACCGGCGCTGCCCCGAGAAGCCTGAACCTTCCTCATGAGGAGGAGCTACGGGGACGCGGCGTCGCTTATTGCGCTACCTGTGACGGTCTGTTCTTCAAAAATAAGGTGGTCGCTGTGGTGGGCGGCGGCAACTCTGCGGTGGCCGATGCCCTGTACCTGTCCAAAATCTGCAAAAAAGTTTACCTCATCCACCGCCGCAACCGGCTGAACGCTACCAAAACCTACCTGGCGCCGCTGGACGAGACCGAAAACATTGAATTTATATGGAACAGCCAGGTGGTTGAACCCATCTACGATGATGTTCTAACCGGTATCAAGCTTGAAAATACTGAGACCGGCGCTGTTTCCCAGCTGGACTGCGACGGCCTGTTTATCGCCATCGGCCGGCGGCCCAACACCGACTTGTTCGAGGGTATTGTGGACATCGACGAAGCAGGCTATATCATCGCCGATGAAACCACCCAGACAAATGTGGAGGGCGTCTACGCAGTTGGCGATGTGCGCACCAAGCCGCTGCGCCAGATCATTACCGCGGCATCTGACGGAGCCGTTGCCTCAAAATTGATTGAGGACTACTTTGTGCAGCTGTGCGGCCGAAACCATAAGGCTAAAAGCCTGCGCTACAAAAGCGAGCCCAACCGCTTCTTTGTCCAGACACCGGAGAATTACGAGGTTGGTGAGCTGAACCTAGAGCCCACCACGGACAATACCTTTATCATCACCCATGTGGGCGTTGACAACAGCTACAACGGCTTGGGCATTGCGAAGGAGCTGGTGCGGCAAACCGTTGAAGCCGCGCGCCAGAACCACTGGAAGCTGATTCCCAGATGTCCCTTTGCAAAGGTCGAATACGACAAACATCCCGAATATAAAGACACCCTGGCCTGA
- the gshAB gene encoding bifunctional glutamate--cysteine ligase GshA/glutathione synthetase GshB, with amino-acid sequence MNLDILKNTFTSNELLTGDFGLEREGLRVTEEGKLAMTPHPAIFGNKLKNPYITTDFSESQVEVVTPAYDTVPKTYAVLEGLCDIVNNEIGDEYFWPQSMPCDIPEDQDIPIAVYEGEKDAEAAMAYRKGLIERYGGKKQLISGIHFNFSFTERFIDKLHDAVAPEKPRKDFKDGVYLKLVRNYLRYRWLVIYLLGCSSALHQSYVPECVRQMEAVGDDAYVLKTGTSFRNSVYGYKNKIFLFPSYRTVKEYTEDVQSFVDKGLISAPKELYAQIRMKAKGVDNILESLEEDGIKYLEIRTVDLNVFDKCGIAEKDLVFLHQFMLYLLVEEESDDADWQKEGLENEEKVAAFGLDPDLMIRQNGREVSMKRWALEILEKMQKMDIELELGNSGVLKVMTDRVIHPEHTYAYRMAEMVKKEGYLNGMMRLAEAYKKESHDTRYLLKGFDNYELSTQILIKEAITRGVPVEEIDPQDNFIGLGKGDKKTYVKQATKTELDNYITVLVMENKVVTKKIMAQRGIPVPAGEEFSSYDEAARRIGPYVGKKVVIKPKSTNYGLGICIFDQGGNEKDLLEAVEIAFEYDKTVIIEEFIPGQEYRFLVIGGEVVAVLKRVPANVTGDGVHTITQLVDEKNRHPFRGYGYTAPLKKIELDEQTELYLKQQELKFGDVLPDGKTVYLRGNSNISTGGDSIDMTDEMPDFFKRIAVEAAASVKAVFCGVDIIIEDYRDEKSPFGIIELNFNPSTDMHAYPYQGTERRTGEFILRALGLIEN; translated from the coding sequence ATGAACTTAGATATTTTAAAAAATACATTTACAAGCAACGAGCTGCTGACCGGTGATTTTGGTCTGGAACGGGAAGGCCTGCGGGTTACAGAGGAAGGAAAGCTCGCCATGACACCGCACCCGGCCATTTTTGGCAACAAGCTGAAAAACCCGTACATTACAACCGATTTTTCAGAAAGCCAGGTGGAGGTCGTTACACCAGCCTATGACACAGTGCCCAAGACCTACGCGGTGCTTGAGGGGCTTTGCGATATTGTCAACAATGAAATCGGGGACGAGTATTTTTGGCCTCAGTCCATGCCCTGCGATATTCCAGAAGATCAGGACATCCCCATTGCCGTATATGAAGGTGAAAAGGACGCTGAGGCGGCCATGGCCTACCGGAAAGGACTGATCGAGCGTTATGGCGGAAAAAAACAGTTGATTTCCGGCATTCATTTTAATTTTTCTTTTACTGAACGCTTTATTGATAAGCTGCACGACGCAGTTGCGCCGGAGAAGCCGCGTAAGGATTTCAAGGATGGCGTATACCTTAAGCTGGTCCGAAATTACCTGCGCTACCGGTGGCTGGTTATCTACCTTTTGGGCTGTAGCTCGGCCTTGCATCAAAGTTATGTACCCGAATGTGTCAGGCAGATGGAGGCTGTGGGCGATGACGCCTATGTGTTAAAAACGGGTACTTCCTTTAGAAATTCAGTCTATGGCTATAAAAATAAAATATTTCTCTTTCCAAGCTACCGTACGGTTAAAGAATACACTGAGGATGTTCAAAGCTTTGTGGATAAAGGATTGATCTCGGCTCCAAAAGAGCTTTACGCTCAGATACGCATGAAAGCAAAGGGCGTGGACAATATTCTGGAATCGCTGGAAGAGGACGGCATTAAGTATCTTGAAATCCGGACGGTCGACCTGAATGTCTTTGATAAATGCGGCATTGCCGAAAAGGATCTGGTGTTTCTTCATCAGTTTATGCTTTACTTGCTGGTTGAGGAAGAATCAGACGATGCAGACTGGCAGAAGGAAGGCCTTGAAAATGAAGAGAAGGTCGCAGCCTTTGGCCTGGACCCTGACCTCATGATCCGACAGAACGGCAGAGAGGTCTCCATGAAACGCTGGGCCCTTGAGATCCTCGAAAAAATGCAGAAGATGGACATTGAGCTGGAGCTCGGAAACAGCGGTGTACTGAAGGTGATGACCGACCGTGTCATCCACCCTGAGCATACCTACGCTTACCGGATGGCCGAAATGGTAAAAAAGGAAGGCTATCTAAACGGGATGATGCGTCTGGCTGAGGCTTATAAAAAAGAAAGCCATGACACCCGCTATCTTTTAAAGGGCTTTGACAATTATGAACTTTCCACCCAGATTCTCATCAAAGAAGCCATCACCCGGGGGGTTCCGGTTGAAGAAATCGACCCCCAGGATAACTTTATCGGCCTTGGCAAGGGGGATAAAAAAACCTATGTCAAGCAGGCGACAAAGACAGAGCTGGACAATTATATCACAGTCCTTGTTATGGAAAATAAGGTGGTTACCAAGAAAATTATGGCACAGCGGGGTATCCCGGTACCAGCCGGAGAGGAATTCTCAAGCTATGATGAAGCGGCTCGGCGCATTGGCCCCTATGTTGGGAAAAAGGTCGTCATCAAGCCCAAATCCACAAATTATGGACTGGGAATCTGTATTTTTGATCAGGGAGGCAACGAGAAGGACCTTCTTGAGGCGGTTGAAATTGCCTTTGAATACGACAAGACCGTCATCATCGAGGAGTTCATTCCAGGACAGGAGTACCGGTTCCTGGTAATCGGCGGGGAAGTGGTCGCTGTTCTCAAGCGTGTTCCGGCCAATGTGACGGGCGACGGCGTCCATACCATCACCCAGCTGGTCGATGAAAAAAACAGGCACCCCTTCAGAGGTTACGGCTACACCGCGCCCCTTAAAAAGATTGAGCTGGACGAACAGACCGAGCTTTATCTCAAACAGCAGGAGCTGAAATTCGGCGATGTGCTGCCCGATGGAAAAACTGTCTATCTGCGGGGCAACTCGAACATCAGCACCGGCGGCGACAGCATTGACATGACTGACGAAATGCCGGACTTCTTTAAACGCATTGCAGTGGAGGCGGCAGCATCAGTGAAGGCTGTTTTCTGCGGCGTGGATATCATCATTGAAGACTACCGGGACGAAAAATCACCCTTTGGCATCATTGAACTGAATTTTAATCCGAGTACGGATATGCACGCTTACCCTTACCAGGGAACTGAACGGCGTACTGGTGAGTTTATCCTGCGCGCGCTTGGACTCATTGAAAATTAA
- the trxB gene encoding thioredoxin-disulfide reductase, translating into MENNKFDVIILGGGPGGYTAALYCARAGLSAMVLEKMWPGGQMATTSRVDNYPGFEEGVDGIELSGKMQQSAERFGVVTEIGEVLSIDLKSQPKIIRTGKGDLEAKAVILATGAAPRTLGIPEEDELRGRGMAYCATCDGMFYRNRTVVVVGGGNSAVADALFLAKICKKVYIVHRRDTLRASKTYMKTLEKTENIEFVWDSKVVEVLHDDLVTGVKVENVKTGEVTELACEGVFVAVGRTPNTDIFKDILDLDGQGYLIADETTKTNIPGVFAVGDVRTKPLRQIVTATADGAVASKYAEEYLAELCADE; encoded by the coding sequence ATGGAAAATAATAAATTCGACGTGATCATATTAGGCGGAGGCCCGGGAGGGTACACAGCGGCATTGTACTGTGCACGGGCAGGTCTTTCCGCAATGGTACTTGAAAAGATGTGGCCGGGAGGACAGATGGCCACCACCAGCCGGGTCGACAATTATCCGGGCTTTGAGGAGGGGGTAGACGGCATCGAGCTCAGCGGAAAGATGCAGCAGAGTGCCGAACGCTTCGGGGTGGTAACAGAGATCGGCGAGGTGTTATCCATTGATCTTAAAAGCCAGCCTAAGATAATCCGGACTGGCAAGGGGGATCTGGAAGCCAAAGCTGTCATTTTGGCCACGGGCGCGGCGCCCAGAACCCTTGGTATTCCAGAAGAAGATGAGCTTCGCGGCAGAGGGATGGCTTATTGCGCTACCTGTGACGGTATGTTCTACCGCAACCGGACGGTGGTTGTGGTGGGCGGCGGCAACTCCGCGGTGGCGGATGCTTTGTTTTTAGCTAAAATCTGTAAAAAGGTTTATATTGTGCACCGAAGAGATACTCTCAGGGCGTCAAAAACGTATATGAAGACTTTGGAAAAAACTGAAAACATCGAATTTGTCTGGGATTCAAAAGTGGTCGAAGTGCTCCATGATGACCTGGTAACCGGCGTAAAAGTCGAAAATGTTAAAACCGGTGAGGTAACCGAACTGGCCTGCGAAGGCGTATTTGTGGCAGTCGGCCGGACACCAAACACAGACATATTTAAGGACATTCTGGACCTTGACGGGCAGGGCTACCTGATCGCGGATGAGACGACAAAAACCAATATCCCCGGTGTCTTTGCGGTCGGTGACGTGCGCACTAAGCCGCTTCGCCAGATTGTTACTGCCACGGCTGACGGCGCGGTGGCGTCTAAATATGCTGAGGAATACCTGGCAGAGCTCTGTGCCGATGAATAA
- a CDS encoding FGGY-family carbohydrate kinase: MNNKEGKIKTSPTRVLGYVTSGGICLRWYRDDFCQLEMACAKMLEEDSYDLMTKQAAQTPPGAEGLSFLPHLSGSLAPDVNPHATGIFFGLTMIHKKGHFIRAIMESLGYLVRRNIEALSAMGIEVEEIRAFGGGSKSSVWNQIKADILQKPICITNSKEAACLGAAILAGKAIGIFDSVEAAADSMVKVIARYEPNQNNQAIYDKGYDVYKEMQEDCMDLFEVIAQE, from the coding sequence TTGAACAATAAAGAAGGAAAGATTAAAACCTCTCCCACCCGTGTGTTAGGCTATGTTACTTCAGGTGGAATCTGTCTGCGTTGGTATCGTGATGATTTCTGTCAACTTGAAATGGCCTGTGCAAAAATGCTTGAAGAAGACAGTTATGATCTGATGACAAAGCAGGCAGCTCAAACACCTCCAGGCGCAGAAGGACTAAGCTTTCTGCCGCATTTAAGCGGTTCTCTAGCGCCGGATGTAAATCCACACGCAACGGGAATTTTCTTTGGCCTTACAATGATACATAAAAAAGGACACTTTATTCGGGCAATCATGGAATCTTTAGGTTATCTTGTCCGCAGAAATATAGAAGCGCTCTCTGCAATGGGAATTGAGGTGGAAGAAATTCGCGCTTTTGGCGGCGGTTCCAAAAGTTCAGTATGGAACCAGATTAAAGCCGATATTCTTCAGAAACCTATTTGCATCACAAACAGTAAAGAAGCAGCATGCCTTGGCGCTGCAATTTTAGCTGGTAAGGCGATCGGAATATTTGACAGTGTAGAGGCAGCTGCTGACAGCATGGTGAAAGTGATTGCACGTTATGAACCGAATCAGAACAATCAAGCAATTTATGATAAAGGTTACGATGTTTACAAAGAAATGCAGGAGGATTGTATGGATCTTTTTGAAGTAATTGCACAAGAATAA
- a CDS encoding GNAT family N-acetyltransferase, translating into MIEYKNGDNRIYAVTDDGTEVGEIEFVPTGESMFIISHTEVAEDMGGLGIGKVLVEKAVQKARDEDKKIIPLCPFARAEFDKYPEYRELEANA; encoded by the coding sequence ATGATTGAATATAAAAATGGTGACAACCGCATTTATGCTGTGACAGACGATGGAACAGAGGTTGGAGAAATTGAATTTGTGCCGACCGGAGAGAGCATGTTTATTATCTCACATACAGAAGTGGCAGAAGACATGGGCGGCCTGGGCATTGGAAAGGTGCTGGTCGAAAAGGCGGTACAAAAGGCGAGGGATGAAGACAAAAAAATCATTCCGCTCTGCCCCTTTGCGCGGGCGGAGTTTGACAAATACCCGGAATACCGTGAGTTAGAAGCCAACGCATAG
- a CDS encoding patatin-like phospholipase family protein: MRFEKTALVLEGGGFRGIYSSGVLDYFMEKSLEFPYIIGVSMGAINGANYISEQPGRSFAIAETFMPDKRYMGMGNLLKEGNFFSRSFAYNELPRRYNIFDMKTYYSSDITFYLTATDCETGEARYFEKMEGDVAELIAASTSLPFMSQMVEIDGKPYMDGGIADSVPVRRALSDGNEKAVLVLTREKGYRKEPYGHERMVRSYYRKHPAFAEGILTRHLFYNETMDLIDALEAEGKIYVLRPESPIETKVIDRNPEGVQKSYKTGYDQVKAEWDALTAYLEK; this comes from the coding sequence ATGAGGTTTGAGAAAACAGCGCTGGTGCTGGAGGGAGGCGGCTTCAGAGGCATTTACTCCTCTGGCGTGTTGGATTATTTTATGGAGAAGTCACTGGAATTCCCGTACATTATCGGTGTTTCCATGGGGGCTATCAACGGCGCTAACTATATTTCTGAGCAGCCTGGCCGCAGTTTCGCCATCGCAGAAACCTTTATGCCGGACAAACGGTATATGGGGATGGGAAACCTGCTGAAGGAAGGTAATTTTTTCAGCCGCAGCTTTGCCTATAACGAGCTGCCAAGACGCTATAATATTTTTGATATGAAGACCTACTACAGCTCCGACATTACCTTTTACCTGACCGCCACCGACTGTGAAACCGGCGAGGCCCGCTATTTTGAGAAGATGGAGGGCGATGTGGCAGAGCTCATTGCCGCGTCTACCTCGCTGCCGTTCATGAGCCAGATGGTGGAAATCGACGGGAAGCCCTACATGGACGGGGGAATCGCGGATTCTGTCCCTGTCAGGCGGGCGCTTTCAGACGGCAATGAGAAGGCCGTTCTGGTATTGACCCGCGAAAAGGGCTACCGGAAGGAGCCCTATGGACACGAACGGATGGTACGCTCCTATTACCGGAAACACCCGGCCTTTGCTGAGGGCATTTTAACCCGCCACCTGTTTTACAATGAAACCATGGATTTGATTGATGCGCTGGAGGCCGAAGGTAAAATTTACGTGCTGCGCCCAGAGAGCCCCATCGAGACAAAGGTGATCGACCGAAACCCTGAGGGAGTCCAGAAAAGCTATAAAACTGGCTATGACCAGGTAAAGGCAGAGTGGGATGCGCTCACAGCCTATCTGGAAAAATAA
- a CDS encoding GspE/PulE family protein: MKYRFWSVEKKAVSEQGQDEPQDNRFVKLVNSIIRFAVQKKASDIHFEVLNPEKMRVRIRIDGELITTMEVAKKDYLGMISRIKILSGLDISEKRRPQDGSFCFETEGRKIDLRVSVVPTVYSEKVVLRILDAQTFLISVRDLGLSFENEQRVRGMLNQANGLLLVTGPTGCGKTTTLYSLLKEKNTQALNIITIEDPVEFHLEGINQIPVNERIGLGFGEGLRAVLRQDPNVIMVGEIRDEETAATAVRAAITGHLVLSTLHTNDALSTVTRLLDMGAADYLLSTALRGIIAQRLLRKLCPHCRKAYKTTETERGLFAFEKEQVLYRAAGCEKCRHTGYLGRKGVFEVLCLNQNLREAIHSGASYEQFLGLARGSGLVQFSELVRNEILNGVTDVTEGLRVMSYGNDETSMA; the protein is encoded by the coding sequence GTGAAATACAGATTTTGGAGTGTGGAAAAGAAAGCAGTCTCTGAGCAGGGACAGGATGAGCCTCAGGACAATCGCTTTGTAAAGCTTGTCAACAGCATTATCCGCTTTGCGGTACAGAAAAAAGCCTCGGATATCCATTTTGAGGTGCTCAACCCGGAAAAAATGCGGGTGCGTATCCGTATCGACGGCGAGCTGATCACAACCATGGAGGTTGCCAAAAAGGATTATCTTGGTATGATCAGCCGGATAAAGATTCTATCCGGGCTCGATATTTCAGAGAAACGAAGGCCGCAGGACGGTAGCTTCTGTTTCGAGACAGAGGGCAGGAAGATCGACCTGCGTGTGTCGGTGGTACCGACTGTTTACAGCGAGAAAGTGGTGCTTCGGATTCTGGACGCCCAGACCTTCTTGATTTCAGTGAGAGACCTTGGACTTTCGTTTGAAAATGAGCAGAGAGTAAGGGGAATGCTCAATCAGGCCAACGGACTGCTGCTGGTGACCGGTCCGACGGGGTGCGGAAAGACGACGACGCTGTACAGTCTTCTGAAGGAGAAAAATACACAGGCGCTCAACATTATCACGATTGAGGACCCGGTCGAATTTCACCTGGAGGGCATTAATCAGATACCAGTGAATGAGCGGATTGGCCTTGGGTTCGGCGAAGGGCTGCGGGCTGTTTTGAGGCAGGACCCCAACGTTATCATGGTCGGTGAAATCCGGGATGAGGAGACTGCGGCCACCGCTGTGCGCGCGGCCATTACCGGGCATCTGGTGTTGTCGACCCTGCACACCAACGACGCATTGTCAACCGTTACCCGCCTGTTGGATATGGGCGCAGCAGACTATCTGCTGTCCACAGCGCTGCGGGGCATTATCGCCCAGAGGCTTTTAAGAAAGCTGTGCCCGCACTGCCGAAAAGCCTATAAAACAACCGAAACGGAGCGTGGACTCTTTGCCTTTGAAAAAGAGCAGGTGCTGTACCGCGCGGCCGGCTGTGAAAAATGCCGGCACACCGGCTATCTGGGGAGAAAGGGGGTTTTTGAAGTGCTGTGTCTTAACCAGAACCTGAGAGAGGCCATTCATTCCGGCGCTTCCTATGAGCAGTTCCTTGGTCTTGCACGTGGCAGCGGGCTGGTTCAGTTTTCAGAGCTTGTCCGAAATGAAATTTTAAACGGTGTCACCGATGTGACAGAAGGGCTGAGGGTAATGAGTTATGGAAATGATGAAACCAGCATGGCTTAG
- the glgB gene encoding 1,4-alpha-glucan branching protein GlgB: MEMHDFYIGEAFDAYDYFGAHRFEKNGHEGFVFRVYAPGAEAVTLIGEFNGWQDTPMEPFGTGGVYECFVENAGAGMLYKYRIHQMDGRVVDRADPYGYAMEMRPNSASVLVDLEYTFKDASWLQKRAERPHYNEPMSIYEMHFGSWRRRAEEGPAGWYSYEEVCGQLLEYVQKHGFTHVEFLPLTEYPADESWGYQVSGFYSATSRYGGPAELQYLIDTFHQAGIGVILDFVPVHFAMNDYALTQFDGSALYEYPDADTGCSEWGSYNFNFYRGEVRSFLQSAAAFWIEKYHFDGLRMDAISNALYWQGDAARGVNEGAVEFIQVMNEGLAERYPGVLRMAEDSTNFLKVTAPVKYDGLGFDYKWDMGWMNDTLDFMKIHPDDRKDHMGKLVFSMHYFYNELYMLPFSHDEVVHGKGTILDKMNGSYEEKFEQARLLYLYMFTHPGKKLNFMGNELGHFREWDEARELDWDLLNYPVHQEFFDYFSALNQFYRRCPALYENDYHSGCFSFISVKTKGTAVLAYRRAAGAQELLTVLNFAAKPIEKLVLELADHVKIKEIFSTGNNSKRNAYELKTQKAGWMAKPHHTEKVKKTKSEDVKPAAEHSYPLKMALEGFEGIVFEIIK; this comes from the coding sequence ATGGAAATGCATGATTTTTATATTGGAGAGGCCTTTGACGCCTACGATTATTTTGGAGCGCACCGGTTTGAAAAGAACGGACATGAAGGCTTTGTTTTCAGAGTATACGCGCCGGGGGCAGAGGCAGTGACGCTGATCGGGGAGTTTAACGGCTGGCAGGACACACCCATGGAGCCTTTTGGCACCGGAGGGGTCTATGAATGCTTTGTAGAAAACGCCGGAGCCGGCATGCTCTATAAATACCGGATTCACCAAATGGACGGGCGTGTAGTGGACCGGGCAGACCCCTATGGTTACGCCATGGAGATGAGACCAAATTCCGCGTCAGTTTTAGTGGACTTGGAGTATACTTTTAAGGATGCGTCGTGGCTTCAAAAAAGGGCGGAACGTCCGCATTATAACGAGCCGATGAGCATTTATGAAATGCACTTTGGCTCCTGGCGGCGCAGGGCAGAGGAGGGCCCGGCGGGCTGGTACAGCTATGAGGAGGTGTGCGGGCAGCTTCTTGAATATGTACAGAAGCATGGCTTTACCCATGTGGAATTTCTGCCGCTGACAGAGTACCCCGCCGACGAGTCATGGGGGTATCAGGTATCGGGCTTTTACAGCGCGACCTCCCGCTATGGCGGGCCGGCAGAGCTTCAGTATCTCATTGATACCTTCCACCAGGCGGGAATCGGTGTGATCCTGGATTTTGTTCCGGTGCATTTTGCCATGAACGATTATGCCCTGACCCAATTTGACGGGTCAGCCCTGTACGAGTATCCTGATGCGGATACAGGCTGCAGCGAATGGGGCTCCTATAATTTTAATTTTTACCGGGGAGAGGTGCGGAGCTTTCTTCAGTCGGCGGCAGCCTTCTGGATCGAGAAATATCATTTTGACGGCCTGAGGATGGATGCCATCAGCAATGCCCTGTACTGGCAGGGGGACGCCGCCCGCGGTGTCAATGAGGGGGCAGTTGAGTTTATTCAGGTTATGAATGAGGGATTGGCAGAGCGCTATCCCGGTGTGCTGCGCATGGCGGAGGATTCCACCAATTTCTTAAAGGTGACAGCGCCGGTGAAATATGACGGGCTGGGCTTTGACTACAAGTGGGACATGGGGTGGATGAACGATACCCTGGATTTTATGAAGATTCATCCGGACGACCGCAAGGACCACATGGGCAAACTGGTGTTTTCCATGCATTATTTTTACAATGAGCTTTATATGCTGCCCTTTTCTCACGATGAGGTGGTGCATGGGAAGGGAACCATTCTGGATAAAATGAACGGCAGCTATGAGGAAAAGTTTGAGCAGGCACGCCTGCTGTATCTCTATATGTTTACCCATCCCGGCAAAAAGCTGAACTTTATGGGGAACGAGCTGGGGCATTTCAGAGAGTGGGACGAGGCCCGCGAGCTGGACTGGGACCTGCTTAATTACCCTGTTCATCAGGAATTTTTTGACTATTTTTCGGCCTTAAACCAGTTTTACAGGAGGTGCCCGGCACTCTATGAAAATGACTACCACAGCGGGTGCTTTTCTTTTATTTCAGTTAAAACAAAAGGAACAGCTGTGCTGGCTTACCGGCGCGCCGCAGGTGCACAGGAGCTTCTGACAGTACTCAATTTTGCCGCAAAGCCCATTGAGAAGCTGGTCCTTGAGTTGGCCGATCACGTAAAAATTAAAGAAATTTTCAGCACTGGTAATAATAGTAAAAGAAATGCCTATGAGTTAAAAACACAAAAGGCGGGATGGATGGCAAAACCACATCACACTGAAAAAGTAAAAAAGACAAAAAGTGAAGATGTAAAGCCAGCAGCAGAGCATTCATATCCGTTGAAAATGGCACTGGAAGGCTTTGAGGGAATCGTATTTGAGATTATAAAATAG